A stretch of the Deltaproteobacteria bacterium genome encodes the following:
- a CDS encoding NADH-quinone oxidoreductase subunit B, with amino-acid sequence MLAKSQGEDPLLGDAVVLTQLDKAIGWARKYSLFPYPFATACCAMEYMALSMTPYDIDRFGALLPRFSPRQADLLMVIGTVTCRQAPILKRVYEQMCEPKWVMAFGACASTGGFYDNYTTVAGIDRIIPVDVYVPGCPPRPENVLDALMALQQKIQGQKQIVRGAQL; translated from the coding sequence ATGCTCGCCAAAAGCCAAGGGGAAGATCCACTCCTTGGCGATGCTGTCGTGCTCACTCAGTTGGATAAAGCGATCGGTTGGGCGCGAAAGTATTCCCTTTTTCCGTATCCTTTCGCGACGGCGTGCTGCGCGATGGAATATATGGCGCTCTCCATGACCCCGTATGACATTGACCGTTTTGGGGCTCTTTTACCGCGGTTCAGTCCTCGCCAAGCCGACCTGCTCATGGTGATCGGGACGGTGACCTGCCGACAAGCGCCGATTCTCAAGCGCGTTTACGAACAGATGTGCGAACCCAAATGGGTCATGGCGTTTGGTGCCTGCGCTTCGACTGGTGGTTTTTACGATAATTACACGACCGTAGCGGGGATTGATCGAATTATCCCTGTCGATGTGTATGTTCCTGGGTGCCCTCCACGTCCGGAGAATGTCTTGGATGCTTTAATGGCGCTCCAGCAAAAGATTCAAGGCCAGAAACAGATCGTTCGCGGTGCCCAATTATAA
- a CDS encoding helix-turn-helix domain-containing protein: MDTPQLFTTNSLYSQFLDPDSLLSEAQASELLGVTPRCLQAWRQRGGGPQFVRVSSRCVRYRRRDLIAWAQARLRSSTSEHAAR; the protein is encoded by the coding sequence ATGGATACCCCACAACTTTTTACTACAAATTCACTCTACTCTCAGTTTCTTGATCCTGATTCCCTCCTGTCGGAAGCCCAAGCCTCGGAACTGTTAGGGGTAACTCCGCGCTGCTTGCAAGCATGGCGACAGCGTGGCGGTGGACCCCAATTCGTGCGCGTTTCGAGCCGATGCGTTCGCTATCGTCGTCGTGACCTCATCGCGTGGGCTCAAGCGCGCCTGCGTTCAAGCACGTCTGAACACGCGGCGAGGTGA
- a CDS encoding integrase, with translation MATMISEVYNALLSAGADEAKARKAAEALANDENPFNKVDLDIADVRSLQRLHSWMLATLIGMVTTVLFKFFSH, from the coding sequence ATGGCCACGATGATTTCTGAAGTGTATAACGCCTTGCTGAGCGCTGGCGCAGACGAGGCGAAAGCCCGGAAGGCGGCGGAGGCGCTCGCGAATGACGAGAATCCCTTCAATAAGGTCGATCTCGACATTGCCGACGTGCGCAGCTTGCAGCGATTGCATAGCTGGATGCTCGCGACGTTGATCGGCATGGTAACGACGGTCCTGTTCAAGTTCTTCAGCCACTAA
- a CDS encoding AAA family ATPase produces the protein MHENGTSISYAHPDQLSRADLEARREDVLSKKTVAERALLRFARKEDAVADDGTHAFRRDLSESEQELAEIHEALSALDVSEGLAEFHEDAGTERLAPAEATPTLKPASSRVTLRHPAELSAAPVSYRIENILLDAMLTVLHAVDKVGKTLLAWEMARAVLLRTLFLNTFATTHGRVVLALLDDPHGLTVQRRDLLGLGDCSDLRIVTPLDADMSDPVAFLSDFRRACEAFKPGLIVLDALYQFAPPGKDSMNDASRMRGIMAEFNRLAETLPAAVVLIAHDKKDGSDVAGSHVIRATAKALLHLAKPKWTKDEEEEDDGRRILTVVSKLTGEARHLLRNQGAGAWMYLGRGDSAQQSRTTWARDRVLTCLRDGSGTSQDIGKRARIRKEDALTVLTELIEEGSAESELIPRTDGKKGKGRLVYRLKANVLTNGTISPKEQNGNNRSETLEPAKINAQVRLPIVPPLILAAGTIGLEENPLKNEDSERNLTYCSRNPLPGEELDFEELD, from the coding sequence ATGCACGAGAACGGGACATCTATCTCTTATGCGCATCCAGACCAGCTCTCGCGTGCAGATTTAGAAGCACGACGCGAAGATGTGTTGAGCAAAAAAACCGTGGCCGAACGCGCGTTGCTACGATTCGCACGGAAAGAAGACGCGGTTGCCGATGACGGAACCCATGCTTTCCGGCGCGATCTGAGCGAATCCGAGCAGGAGCTTGCCGAGATTCACGAAGCGCTAAGCGCGCTCGACGTGAGCGAAGGACTCGCGGAATTTCACGAAGACGCCGGCACTGAACGGCTGGCGCCGGCGGAAGCAACACCGACCCTGAAGCCCGCCTCTTCCCGTGTGACTCTCCGGCACCCCGCCGAACTGAGCGCGGCCCCGGTTTCTTATCGTATTGAAAACATCCTCCTCGACGCCATGCTCACGGTACTGCATGCCGTAGATAAGGTCGGAAAAACGTTGCTGGCGTGGGAGATGGCGCGGGCGGTCCTTCTCCGCACCCTCTTTCTCAATACCTTTGCCACGACGCATGGGCGGGTCGTCCTCGCGCTCCTCGATGACCCGCACGGATTGACCGTCCAACGACGCGATTTACTCGGGCTAGGCGACTGTTCCGACCTACGCATAGTGACACCCCTCGACGCTGATATGTCGGACCCTGTGGCGTTTCTGAGCGATTTTCGGCGTGCCTGTGAAGCCTTCAAGCCGGGACTCATCGTCCTCGATGCGCTCTACCAATTTGCTCCACCAGGGAAGGACTCGATGAACGATGCTTCCCGAATGCGCGGCATCATGGCGGAGTTTAACCGCCTGGCGGAAACGCTTCCGGCTGCCGTGGTACTGATTGCCCACGACAAAAAGGACGGGAGCGACGTGGCGGGAAGCCATGTGATTCGTGCCACTGCAAAAGCACTGCTCCACCTCGCCAAACCGAAATGGACGAAAGACGAAGAGGAAGAAGACGACGGGCGGCGGATTCTTACGGTGGTGTCGAAGCTGACCGGAGAAGCCCGGCATCTGTTGCGCAACCAAGGCGCGGGCGCATGGATGTACTTAGGGAGAGGAGATTCCGCGCAACAGAGCCGGACGACGTGGGCAAGGGACCGTGTGCTGACGTGTTTGCGCGATGGGTCAGGAACAAGCCAAGACATCGGCAAAAGGGCCAGGATTCGCAAGGAAGACGCGCTTACTGTCCTGACCGAACTCATAGAAGAGGGATCGGCGGAAAGCGAACTCATCCCGCGAACGGACGGCAAAAAAGGGAAAGGGCGGCTGGTTTACAGGCTGAAAGCTAATGTTCTCACGAACGGGACCATTAGCCCTAAGGAACAGAACGGGAACAATAGGTCTGAAACGCTAGAGCCCGCCAAAATCAATGCTCAGGTGAGGCTACCTATTGTTCCGCCCTTGATTTTAGCGGCGGGAACAATAGGTCTAGAAGAAAACCCCCTAAAAAACGAGGATTCTGAAAGAAACCTGACCTATTGTTCCCGAAACCCTCTCCCTGGGGAAGAACTCGACTTTGAGGAGCTGGACTAA
- a CDS encoding Rrf2 family transcriptional regulator, producing the protein MGKATHRPAERSSLMNIGRRVDYAIRALSYLAAQPQDQVVSRREIQLKQDIPAHFLSKIMKRLASRGFVQSYMGTRGGFTLKKSPTEINLKAVYECLEGPLLLMECLEERERVCRYCAVCNQISVWHEAQQLLANYLSSVSLQQIADKAGLREELAHHGQRTERTERALSGLSPLSPISFERHPSL; encoded by the coding sequence ATGGGCAAAGCAACGCATCGCCCCGCAGAGCGGAGTTCGCTCATGAATATCGGCCGCCGGGTCGACTATGCCATTCGCGCCCTTTCCTATCTCGCGGCCCAGCCTCAGGACCAAGTCGTTTCCCGACGAGAGATTCAACTGAAACAGGACATCCCCGCTCATTTCCTCTCGAAGATCATGAAACGGCTGGCGAGTCGTGGATTTGTCCAATCCTACATGGGTACTCGGGGTGGTTTTACGCTCAAAAAATCGCCGACCGAGATTAACCTCAAGGCTGTATATGAATGTTTGGAAGGTCCTCTGTTGTTGATGGAGTGCCTTGAGGAACGTGAACGTGTCTGTCGCTACTGTGCCGTTTGCAACCAAATCTCGGTCTGGCATGAGGCGCAGCAACTGCTTGCCAACTATCTCTCTAGTGTGTCCCTGCAGCAAATCGCCGATAAGGCAGGGTTACGAGAGGAATTGGCGCATCACGGACAGCGAACTGAGCGAACTGAGCGAGCGTTGTCTGGTCTTTCTCCTCTTTCTCCCATCTCGTTCGAGCGTCATCCTAGTCTGTAA
- a CDS encoding DNA-binding transcriptional regulator codes for MTKKKYRSRILGAVHETIEDLHRVGLVDTTTMREFDASCLTPVENVSPRQIAAMRKRAGVSQAVFASYLNVTPGLISKWERGEKRPQGPSLKLLSGVGFLCGKRQIVSQAEFGFSHFGVGPRVGDEAAEGQGAMVEQRDQKAQPALTKDTDQTQTRSLTLARERRSGGQGGQRANRDGVLGVPAHTEQPQGSHGYGQPQSCGPLGIAQARALPLPPRPLGDLEALFDPGPQAIPAGIACAGSQIGQQQPRVGIALVPPGQQGTIEPTARADKGRAAARPLGAQLRHETTQGTGVGAGRGAKGAARIDAQQRMPPQPHDAPVQPARIQAPIRHDNDKEVPRHGRPHLAQHAHPLPSPGLAFSR; via the coding sequence ATGACGAAGAAAAAATATCGCAGTAGGATATTGGGCGCAGTCCATGAAACAATAGAAGACTTACACCGGGTGGGGTTGGTAGACACCACAACCATGCGCGAGTTCGACGCATCCTGTTTGACGCCCGTGGAGAACGTCTCACCGCGACAGATCGCCGCCATGCGCAAGCGTGCCGGGGTCAGTCAGGCGGTGTTTGCCAGCTATCTGAATGTCACACCGGGCCTCATCAGCAAATGGGAACGGGGAGAGAAGCGACCGCAAGGACCGTCCCTCAAGTTGCTTTCAGGGGTAGGTTTCTTATGCGGCAAGAGGCAGATCGTGTCTCAGGCTGAGTTTGGATTCTCGCATTTTGGTGTTGGGCCACGGGTCGGGGACGAAGCGGCCGAGGGGCAAGGGGCGATGGTGGAGCAGCGCGATCAGAAGGCGCAGCCAGCCTTGACGAAAGACACTGACCAAACGCAGACGAGGAGCCTGACGTTGGCGAGGGAGCGGCGGAGTGGCGGGCAAGGCGGGCAGCGTGCCAACCGGGATGGTGTCCTCGGCGTCCCCGCCCACACTGAGCAGCCACAAGGTAGCCACGGCTACGGCCAGCCACAGTCGTGCGGCCCGCTGGGGATCGCTCAGGCGCGTGCGCTGCCACTGCCACCCCGCCCGCTTGGTGACCTTGAAGCCTTGTTCGATCCAGGCCCGCAGGCCATACCAGCAGGCATCGCCTGCGCCGGGAGCCAGATCGGTCAGCAACAACCACGGGTCGGCATAGCCCTCGTCCCACCGGGCCAGCAAGGTACAATTGAGCCGACGGCGCGGGCCGACAAAGGCCGTGCCGCTGCTCGCCCACTGGGTGCCCAGCTGCGGCACGAAACTACGCAGGGGACGGGAGTGGGTGCTGGCCGCGGGGCGAAAGGTGCCGCCCGTATTGACGCGCAACAACGGATGCCACCCCAGCCGCACGATGCGCCGGTACAACCAGCGCGCATACAAGCCCCGATCCGCCATGACAATGACAAAGAAGTGCCGCGGCATGGCCGCCCGCACTTGGCGCAGCATGCGCACCCACTCCCGTCGCCAGGCCTGGCTTTCTCCCGCTGA
- a CDS encoding toxin-antitoxin system protein — translation MASVTVRIGDTAHQTLQDLARQMGTSMQSVLEKASMEYQRKCFLEGRHADFAALRNNPKAWQEEQEERAVWEATLSDGLGEL, via the coding sequence ATGGCAAGTGTAACCGTGAGGATTGGAGACACCGCGCATCAGACGTTACAGGACCTCGCTCGGCAAATGGGGACATCCATGCAGTCCGTGCTAGAGAAAGCCAGCATGGAATATCAGCGCAAATGTTTCCTTGAAGGGCGGCATGCCGATTTTGCGGCCCTGCGCAATAACCCAAAAGCCTGGCAAGAGGAACAAGAAGAGCGGGCCGTGTGGGAGGCTACATTGAGCGATGGGCTGGGCGAGTTATGA
- a CDS encoding type II toxin-antitoxin system VapC family toxin — protein sequence MNVVDSSGWLEYFADGPNADFFAPPITATADLVVPTISLYEVFKRVMQQRGENDALQAVALMQQGTVIELSASLAFSAARLSLIEKIPMADSIMLATARAYGATLWSQDADFEHIAGVQYTPKK from the coding sequence GTGAATGTCGTCGATTCCTCGGGGTGGTTAGAGTATTTCGCGGATGGGCCGAATGCCGACTTTTTTGCCCCACCAATTACAGCCACTGCGGATCTCGTCGTGCCAACAATCAGTCTCTACGAAGTCTTCAAACGGGTGATGCAGCAACGTGGCGAGAACGATGCGTTACAAGCGGTGGCCCTCATGCAACAAGGGACCGTGATCGAGCTGAGCGCCTCTCTCGCCTTCAGTGCCGCTCGTCTGAGTCTTATCGAAAAGATACCGATGGCGGACAGCATCATGCTCGCGACCGCTCGGGCCTATGGCGCAACCTTATGGAGCCAGGATGCGGATTTCGAGCATATCGCTGGAGTCCAATACACACCGAAAAAGTGA
- a CDS encoding DUF59 domain-containing protein has product MPTQEEVYDVLRTCYDPEIPVNIVDLGLVYDVQVNDRKIDVKMTLTTQGCGMGGYITSEAEQKILDLPDVQEAKVELVWAPPWEPNMMSLEAKKTLGMPED; this is encoded by the coding sequence ATGCCTACTCAGGAAGAAGTCTATGACGTACTACGCACCTGCTACGACCCGGAGATCCCAGTTAATATCGTCGATCTCGGGCTCGTGTATGACGTACAGGTGAACGACCGAAAGATCGATGTCAAAATGACGCTTACGACCCAAGGCTGTGGTATGGGCGGGTATATTACCTCGGAAGCCGAGCAGAAAATTCTCGACCTCCCGGATGTCCAGGAGGCAAAAGTCGAGTTGGTATGGGCACCTCCTTGGGAGCCGAACATGATGAGTCTTGAGGCGAAAAAAACGCTCGGTATGCCTGAAGACTAA
- a CDS encoding type II toxin-antitoxin system HicB family antitoxin, whose protein sequence is MQSKDLSHYEALPYRVDLYFDRDDEVWIARYPDLSGCLAHGNTKEEAMAMGEEVKSLWLETAITHGDMIPEPQPEPSYSGKFVLRLPKTLHERVAQAAERDGVSLNQFLISIIADRLGANDAIQRQRGALSFPVRMSG, encoded by the coding sequence ATGCAGAGTAAGGACTTGTCACACTATGAGGCCCTACCTTATCGGGTCGATTTGTATTTCGACCGGGATGATGAGGTATGGATTGCTCGCTATCCAGATCTCTCTGGATGTCTTGCCCATGGCAACACAAAGGAAGAAGCAATGGCGATGGGGGAAGAAGTGAAATCCCTGTGGCTCGAAACGGCAATCACACATGGAGACATGATCCCGGAACCACAACCGGAACCATCGTATAGCGGGAAGTTCGTCCTGAGATTGCCCAAAACACTTCATGAGCGAGTGGCCCAAGCTGCGGAACGAGATGGGGTCAGCCTTAATCAATTCCTCATTTCCATCATCGCAGATCGGCTTGGAGCCAATGACGCTATTCAGCGACAGCGAGGAGCGCTTTCTTTTCCCGTGCGTATGTCCGGGTAG
- a CDS encoding sel1 repeat family protein has protein sequence MPRTRLVVLALLFLVATGQKVVLGEEPRSLQALKDRAAQSSASAQLDLGGKYSWGIGVPQDYAEAVKWYNLAAAQGSASAQSNLGVMYAKGQGVPQDYTEAVKWYRLAATQRLDGAQYNLGLMYVKGQGVPQDYTEAMKWYRLAAAQGVALAQYNLGFMYANGQGVPQDYAEAVKWYRLAAAQGHVDAQINLGRSCALGQGIPQDNAQAHMWFNLAAARATGEELVRAVKLRETIATLMTPAQIAEAQKLAREWQPTPPGK, from the coding sequence ATGCCGCGAACACGTCTTGTGGTGCTGGCGTTGCTGTTCCTTGTGGCGACAGGGCAGAAAGTCGTGCTTGGAGAAGAGCCTCGCTCTTTGCAGGCGCTGAAAGATCGGGCGGCCCAAAGCTCTGCCAGTGCGCAGCTCGATCTCGGGGGCAAGTACTCGTGGGGCATTGGCGTTCCCCAGGACTATGCCGAAGCGGTGAAGTGGTACAACTTAGCGGCGGCCCAAGGCTCTGCCAGTGCGCAGTCCAATCTAGGGGTGATGTACGCTAAAGGCCAAGGCGTGCCGCAGGACTACACTGAGGCGGTGAAGTGGTACCGGCTCGCCGCGACTCAAAGGCTTGATGGAGCCCAGTACAATCTGGGACTGATGTACGTTAAAGGCCAAGGGGTGCCACAGGACTACACCGAGGCGATGAAATGGTACCGGCTCGCCGCAGCGCAAGGGGTTGCCTTAGCGCAGTACAATCTGGGGTTCATGTACGCGAATGGCCAGGGCGTCCCGCAAGATTATGCCGAGGCGGTGAAGTGGTATCGGTTAGCTGCAGCTCAAGGCCATGTCGATGCACAAATCAATCTTGGGCGGAGTTGCGCTTTAGGCCAAGGTATTCCGCAAGACAACGCGCAGGCGCACATGTGGTTCAACTTGGCAGCGGCCAGGGCCACGGGTGAAGAGCTTGTTAGGGCAGTCAAGTTGCGTGAGACCATCGCCACACTCATGACCCCGGCGCAGATCGCCGAAGCGCAGAAGCTGGCGAGAGAATGGCAGCCCACACCGCCGGGGAAATAA